The Primulina eburnea isolate SZY01 chromosome 6, ASM2296580v1, whole genome shotgun sequence genome contains a region encoding:
- the LOC140834291 gene encoding uncharacterized protein isoform X1 has protein sequence MEPRDLSFLAVIFIALSIFLSSSFALSHPREPFKAFFGEENLGSWKDELSSAAAEAPGPANDVKTLILAGNRTKRPDILAGFHKYRGGWDIANRHYWASVGFMGAAAFIVAVLWFISFALALIIHHFCGWKISINGKESSWSLRICLVLLIIFTSAAAIGCILLSVGQDKFHGEAFHTLNYVVNQSEYTVQTLKNVTEYLLLAKTVSVAQIFLPSDVKDDIDRLNVELNSAADTLEQKTDENSGKVRKVFNTERAVLIVVAVVMLLISILGLVLSVIGHQHAIYIFITSGWLLVSVTFILCGVLVILNNAITDTCVAMSEWLENPHAETALSNILPCVDQRTTNQTLFKSKQVINDIVNIANGFVGSIANSNPRPHAASHYYNQSGPLIPPLCYPYDTQLQDRSCSAQEISVDNASLVWQNYTCTVSATGLCSSSGRLTPGMYAELVAAVNVSYALKHYTPPLLNFQNCNFVRDTFRNITKNYCPPLVHNLRLVNVGLALISVGVMLSLALWMLYANHPRREEVFAKISSRIRDSFSGNKRRYSENNVTSSTNIPRIGV, from the exons ATGGAACCGAGGGACCTTTCGTTCTTGGCTGTTATTTTCATTGCTCTCTCCATTTTCTTGAGCTCAAGCTTTGCACTTTCCCACCCAAGGGAACCTTTCAAGGCTTTCTTCG GAGAAGAAAATTTGGGGTCATGGAAGGATGAACTATCGAGTGCTGCTGCAGAAGCTCCAGGACCGGCCAACGATGTGAAAACTCTTATATTGGCAGGGAACAGGACAAAGAGGCCTGACATTCTTGCCGGATTTCATAAATACAGAGGTGGATGGGACATTGCCAACAGACATTACTGGGCT tcTGTTGGATTTATGGGTGCTGCAGCTTTCATTGTCGCGGTTTTGTGGTTTATTTCATTTGCCTTGGCTCTTATTATCCATCATTTCTGTGGATGGAAAATATCTATCAATGGCAAAGAATCAAGCTGGTCACTCAGGATATGTCTTGTCCTACTTATCATCTTCACCAGTGCTGCAGC GATTGGATGTATTTTACTTTCTGTAGGACAGGATAAATTTCATGGAGAAGCATTTCATACTTTGAACTATGTTGTAAACCAGTCAGAGTACACAGTGCAGACACTAAAAAATGTCACGGAATATTTGTTGCTGGCAAAAACTGTCAGTGTAGCCCAGATTTTCCTTCCTTCAGATGTCAAGGATGATATCGACCGGTTAAATGTGGAGTTAAACAGTGCAGCAGATACTTTGGAGCAGAAGACCGACGAAAACTCGGGAAAAGTAcgcaaagtcttcaatacaga GAGAGCAGTACTGATAGTTGTCGCAGTGGTGATGCTTCTCATATCCATTCTAGGTCTTG TGCTATCTGTCATCGGCCATCAACATGCAATTTACAT ATTCATCACCAGCGGATGGTTACTCGTCTCAGTTACGTTCATTCTTTGTGGAGTTCTTGTTATTCTGAACAA CGCAATAACTGACACATGCGTGGCCATGAGCGAGTGGCTCGAAAATCCTCATGCCGAAACTGCACTAAGCAACATCCTTCCTTGTGTTGACCAGAGAACAACGAACCAAACTCTGTTCAAGAGCAAACAAGTGATCAACGATATTGTTAACATTGCCAATGGATTTGTAGGCTCTATTGCCAACTCAAATCCACGCCCACACGCTGCTTCACATTATTACAACCAATCAGGTCCTCTGATACCTCCACTGTGCTATCCTTACGACACCCAGCTGCAAGATCGTTCGTGTTCAGCTCAAGAAATTTCAGTTGACAATGCTTCTCTG GTTTGGCAGAACTATACTTGCACGGTATCAGCAACTGGCCTTTGCAGCAGTAGTGGTAGACTCACTCCCGGCATGTACGCAGAACTGGTGGCAGCAGTAAACGTCAGCTATGCCCTCAAACATTACACCCCGCCTCTCTTAAACTTTCAAAATTGTAATTTTGTACGAGATACTTTCAGAAACATCACCAAAAACTATTGTCCTCCATTGGTGCACAATCTTCGCCTTGTAAATGTAGGACTAGCACTTATATCAGTAGGAGTCATGCTGAGTCTTGCCCTATGGATGCTGTACGCGAACCACCCCCGAAGGGAGGAAGTGTTTGCTAAGATCTCATCAAGAATAAGAGACAGCTTCAGTGGCAACAAACGCAGATATAGTGAGAATAATGTAACATCAAGTACAAATATTCCACGCATTGGAGTTTAG
- the LOC140834291 gene encoding uncharacterized protein isoform X2 gives MGAAAFIVAVLWFISFALALIIHHFCGWKISINGKESSWSLRICLVLLIIFTSAAAIGCILLSVGQDKFHGEAFHTLNYVVNQSEYTVQTLKNVTEYLLLAKTVSVAQIFLPSDVKDDIDRLNVELNSAADTLEQKTDENSGKVRKVFNTERAVLIVVAVVMLLISILGLVLSVIGHQHAIYIFITSGWLLVSVTFILCGVLVILNNAITDTCVAMSEWLENPHAETALSNILPCVDQRTTNQTLFKSKQVINDIVNIANGFVGSIANSNPRPHAASHYYNQSGPLIPPLCYPYDTQLQDRSCSAQEISVDNASLVWQNYTCTVSATGLCSSSGRLTPGMYAELVAAVNVSYALKHYTPPLLNFQNCNFVRDTFRNITKNYCPPLVHNLRLVNVGLALISVGVMLSLALWMLYANHPRREEVFAKISSRIRDSFSGNKRRYSENNVTSSTNIPRIGV, from the exons ATGGGTGCTGCAGCTTTCATTGTCGCGGTTTTGTGGTTTATTTCATTTGCCTTGGCTCTTATTATCCATCATTTCTGTGGATGGAAAATATCTATCAATGGCAAAGAATCAAGCTGGTCACTCAGGATATGTCTTGTCCTACTTATCATCTTCACCAGTGCTGCAGC GATTGGATGTATTTTACTTTCTGTAGGACAGGATAAATTTCATGGAGAAGCATTTCATACTTTGAACTATGTTGTAAACCAGTCAGAGTACACAGTGCAGACACTAAAAAATGTCACGGAATATTTGTTGCTGGCAAAAACTGTCAGTGTAGCCCAGATTTTCCTTCCTTCAGATGTCAAGGATGATATCGACCGGTTAAATGTGGAGTTAAACAGTGCAGCAGATACTTTGGAGCAGAAGACCGACGAAAACTCGGGAAAAGTAcgcaaagtcttcaatacaga GAGAGCAGTACTGATAGTTGTCGCAGTGGTGATGCTTCTCATATCCATTCTAGGTCTTG TGCTATCTGTCATCGGCCATCAACATGCAATTTACAT ATTCATCACCAGCGGATGGTTACTCGTCTCAGTTACGTTCATTCTTTGTGGAGTTCTTGTTATTCTGAACAA CGCAATAACTGACACATGCGTGGCCATGAGCGAGTGGCTCGAAAATCCTCATGCCGAAACTGCACTAAGCAACATCCTTCCTTGTGTTGACCAGAGAACAACGAACCAAACTCTGTTCAAGAGCAAACAAGTGATCAACGATATTGTTAACATTGCCAATGGATTTGTAGGCTCTATTGCCAACTCAAATCCACGCCCACACGCTGCTTCACATTATTACAACCAATCAGGTCCTCTGATACCTCCACTGTGCTATCCTTACGACACCCAGCTGCAAGATCGTTCGTGTTCAGCTCAAGAAATTTCAGTTGACAATGCTTCTCTG GTTTGGCAGAACTATACTTGCACGGTATCAGCAACTGGCCTTTGCAGCAGTAGTGGTAGACTCACTCCCGGCATGTACGCAGAACTGGTGGCAGCAGTAAACGTCAGCTATGCCCTCAAACATTACACCCCGCCTCTCTTAAACTTTCAAAATTGTAATTTTGTACGAGATACTTTCAGAAACATCACCAAAAACTATTGTCCTCCATTGGTGCACAATCTTCGCCTTGTAAATGTAGGACTAGCACTTATATCAGTAGGAGTCATGCTGAGTCTTGCCCTATGGATGCTGTACGCGAACCACCCCCGAAGGGAGGAAGTGTTTGCTAAGATCTCATCAAGAATAAGAGACAGCTTCAGTGGCAACAAACGCAGATATAGTGAGAATAATGTAACATCAAGTACAAATATTCCACGCATTGGAGTTTAG